Proteins from a single region of Antechinus flavipes isolate AdamAnt ecotype Samford, QLD, Australia chromosome 2, AdamAnt_v2, whole genome shotgun sequence:
- the ZNF346 gene encoding zinc finger protein 346 isoform X2: MADVSGNNGDAAGPVGKEAVDRMIRENNHLFTDVQCKVCNAVLISESQKLAHYQSKKHANKVRRYTSIHKEEEFNDGKKLKLDEEQESSHSDDRDRCCAICNMTFSSPIVAQSHYLGKTHAKNMKLKQSNSQAEVLPKLHKNAVTPGLSEDSSDTSDPDKFCNLCHATFNNPSMAKQHYVGKKHRKQETKVKLMAHYGKSKDSPITASEAGWGYPCNTCKIILNSIEQYQAHISGFKHRNHTPGAVPILGRFPKQQYVREETVSSGDYSYFSQDS; the protein is encoded by the exons ATGGCGGACGTGTCCGGCAACAACGGTGACGCGGCGGGCCCCGTGGGGAAGGAGGCGG TAGATCGAATGATTCGAGAGAACAACCATCTGTTCACAGATGTCCAATGTAAAGTGTGCAATGCAGTACTCATTTCAGAGTCCCAGAAACTCGCCCATTACCAG AGCAAGAAACATGCAAATAAAGTGAGGAGATACACATCTATTCACAAAGAGGAGGAGtttaatgatggaaaaaaattgaagctagATGAAGAACAG GAGAGCAGCCATAGCGATGACAGGGATCGGTGCTGTGCCATCTGCAACATGACCTTTTCTTCCCCCATCGTGGCCCAGTCTCACTACCTGGGGAAGACCCATGCCAAGAACATGAAGTTGAAGCAGAGTAACTCCCAGGCGGAAG TTCTACCAAAACTCCACAAGAATGCTGTAACTCCTGGTCTCAGTGAAGATAGTAGTGATACATCTGATCCTGACAAGTTCTGCAACCTTTGCCATGCAACTTTCAACAATCCCTCCATGGCCAAGCAGCACTATGTTGGCAAAAAGCACAGAAAACAAGAGACCAAAGTCAAGCTAATGGCTCATTATGGCAAGAGCAAGGATTCCCCCATTACAGCTTCAGAAG CTGGGTGGGGCTACCCCTGCAACACATGCAAAATCATACTGAATTCCATAGAGCAGTACCAGGCGCACATCAGTGGCTTCAAGCACAGGAACCA TACACCAGGAGCTGTGCCGATCCTAGGACGCTTTCCAAAGCAGCAGTATGTTCGAGAAGAAACAGTGTCCTCAGGAGACTACAGTTACTTTAGCCAAGACTCCTAG
- the ZNF346 gene encoding zinc finger protein 346 isoform X3, which translates to MASPLPHPNCPEWPQPHLDIIFRARACALLFQELTPHVDRMIRENNHLFTDVQCKVCNAVLISESQKLAHYQSKKHANKVRRYTSIHKEEEFNDGKKLKLDEEQESSHSDDRDRCCAICNMTFSSPIVAQSHYLGKTHAKNMKLKQSNSQAEVLPKLHKNAVTPGLSEDSSDTSDPDKFCNLCHATFNNPSMAKQHYVGKKHRKQETKVKLMAHYGKSKDSPITASEAGWGYPCNTCKIILNSIEQYQAHISGFKHRNQMEEI; encoded by the exons ATGGCTTCACCCTTGCCCCATCCCAACTGCCCTGAGTGGCCCCAGCCTCACCTGGACATCATATTCCGCGCGCGTGCTTGCGCCCTCTTGTTCCAGGAGCTCACGCCTCACG TAGATCGAATGATTCGAGAGAACAACCATCTGTTCACAGATGTCCAATGTAAAGTGTGCAATGCAGTACTCATTTCAGAGTCCCAGAAACTCGCCCATTACCAG AGCAAGAAACATGCAAATAAAGTGAGGAGATACACATCTATTCACAAAGAGGAGGAGtttaatgatggaaaaaaattgaagctagATGAAGAACAG GAGAGCAGCCATAGCGATGACAGGGATCGGTGCTGTGCCATCTGCAACATGACCTTTTCTTCCCCCATCGTGGCCCAGTCTCACTACCTGGGGAAGACCCATGCCAAGAACATGAAGTTGAAGCAGAGTAACTCCCAGGCGGAAG TTCTACCAAAACTCCACAAGAATGCTGTAACTCCTGGTCTCAGTGAAGATAGTAGTGATACATCTGATCCTGACAAGTTCTGCAACCTTTGCCATGCAACTTTCAACAATCCCTCCATGGCCAAGCAGCACTATGTTGGCAAAAAGCACAGAAAACAAGAGACCAAAGTCAAGCTAATGGCTCATTATGGCAAGAGCAAGGATTCCCCCATTACAGCTTCAGAAG CTGGGTGGGGCTACCCCTGCAACACATGCAAAATCATACTGAATTCCATAGAGCAGTACCAGGCGCACATCAGTGGCTTCAAGCACAGGAACCA
- the ZNF346 gene encoding zinc finger protein 346 isoform X1, whose amino-acid sequence MASPLPHPNCPEWPQPHLDIIFRARACALLFQELTPHVDRMIRENNHLFTDVQCKVCNAVLISESQKLAHYQSKKHANKVRRYTSIHKEEEFNDGKKLKLDEEQESSHSDDRDRCCAICNMTFSSPIVAQSHYLGKTHAKNMKLKQSNSQAEVLPKLHKNAVTPGLSEDSSDTSDPDKFCNLCHATFNNPSMAKQHYVGKKHRKQETKVKLMAHYGKSKDSPITASEAGWGYPCNTCKIILNSIEQYQAHISGFKHRNHTPGAVPILGRFPKQQYVREETVSSGDYSYFSQDS is encoded by the exons ATGGCTTCACCCTTGCCCCATCCCAACTGCCCTGAGTGGCCCCAGCCTCACCTGGACATCATATTCCGCGCGCGTGCTTGCGCCCTCTTGTTCCAGGAGCTCACGCCTCACG TAGATCGAATGATTCGAGAGAACAACCATCTGTTCACAGATGTCCAATGTAAAGTGTGCAATGCAGTACTCATTTCAGAGTCCCAGAAACTCGCCCATTACCAG AGCAAGAAACATGCAAATAAAGTGAGGAGATACACATCTATTCACAAAGAGGAGGAGtttaatgatggaaaaaaattgaagctagATGAAGAACAG GAGAGCAGCCATAGCGATGACAGGGATCGGTGCTGTGCCATCTGCAACATGACCTTTTCTTCCCCCATCGTGGCCCAGTCTCACTACCTGGGGAAGACCCATGCCAAGAACATGAAGTTGAAGCAGAGTAACTCCCAGGCGGAAG TTCTACCAAAACTCCACAAGAATGCTGTAACTCCTGGTCTCAGTGAAGATAGTAGTGATACATCTGATCCTGACAAGTTCTGCAACCTTTGCCATGCAACTTTCAACAATCCCTCCATGGCCAAGCAGCACTATGTTGGCAAAAAGCACAGAAAACAAGAGACCAAAGTCAAGCTAATGGCTCATTATGGCAAGAGCAAGGATTCCCCCATTACAGCTTCAGAAG CTGGGTGGGGCTACCCCTGCAACACATGCAAAATCATACTGAATTCCATAGAGCAGTACCAGGCGCACATCAGTGGCTTCAAGCACAGGAACCA TACACCAGGAGCTGTGCCGATCCTAGGACGCTTTCCAAAGCAGCAGTATGTTCGAGAAGAAACAGTGTCCTCAGGAGACTACAGTTACTTTAGCCAAGACTCCTAG